A part of Rhopalosiphum maidis isolate BTI-1 chromosome 3, ASM367621v3, whole genome shotgun sequence genomic DNA contains:
- the LOC113557496 gene encoding small ubiquitin-related modifier-like produces the protein MSSNINKMPSAEPSTSKTTNVATSSTDKVISIDCQHQSMSVAVPKADASEVVEKKYSATLQEYIRLRVITADMSNEVHFRVKAATALLRLKRSYCNKLGFQVNELRFVFDGHRITDEDTPKSLGMMNDDVIEIYQERIGGM, from the coding sequence ATGTCGTCGAACATCAACAAAATGCCAAGTGCAGAACCATCCACCTCGAAGACAACAAACGTAGCTACCAGTTCCACGGATAAAGTCATTAGTATTGACTGCCAACACCAGAGCATGTCTGTGGCTGTTCCAAAGGCTGATGCGTCGGAGGTGGTCGAAAAAAAGTATTCGGCCACTCTCCAAGAGTACATCCGTCTGCGTGTCATCACTGCTGATATGTCTAACGAAGTACACTTTCGTGTAAAAGCCGCCACAGCCTTGCTTCGCCTGAAACGTTCATACTGCAACAAGTTGGGTTTTCAAGTGAATGAGTTACGTTTTGTGTTTGATGGCCATCGAATAACTGACGAAGATACTCCAAAATCATTAGGCATGATGAACGATGatgtaattgaaatatacCAAGAGAGGATCGGTGGTATGTGa
- the LOC113556355 gene encoding atypical protein kinase C-like → MTSKSNAKKQLVRNYTEWGKKLVIDLVLAFKSKIENMKLFRLIRFGTKKKNEAWSEIHSLYNVQHKSGVKINEQLKHIYDGLKPDARKKRSHGKRAFCTLCLGLGRQRFRCAQCKLLTRRNFQRLSKNACTNDSLVSDDTDDGDPLTSQSTLCSDIDSPDLKDCFDQNYVIDQPTDSAPIESPQVITDDKEVKVPCQYSIADFELIRIIGRGSYAKVVMVELKKNQQIYAMKIIKKELLTSDEDIVWIQTEKHVFKTVSNYPFLVGLHSCFQTASRLFFVMEFVRGGDLMYLMQRLKRLSEEHAKFYGAEISLALNFLHAKGIIYRDLKLENILLDHEGHIKLTDYGMCKQGIMPGDTTSTFCGTPNYMAPEILKQEDYGFSVDWWALGVVLYEMLVGKSPFGEVSEITEEHLFDAILENPLCIPRSLSVQAASVLRGFLNKNPGDRLGCNEYTGFYDVKTHPFFKSIDWDMLEQKKVSSLYKPQLDSDHDLANFPSEFTDEPTYLTPDDLQIIDQLKFEGFEYVNPFLMS, encoded by the exons atGACGTCTAAATCAAATGCAAAGAAACAACTTGTAAGAAATTATACTGAATGGGggaaaaaattggtaattgATTTAGTGTTggcatttaaatcaaaaatcgaaaatatgaAACTATTTAG acTAATCCGGTttggaacaaaaaaaaaaaatgaagctTGGTCTGAGATCCACAGTCTGTATAACGTGCAACATAAATCTGGTGtcaaaataaatgaacagcTGAAACATATATATGATGGACTCAAGCCAGATGccagaaaaaaaagaagtcaTGGGAag cGAGCATTTTGTACATTGTGTCTGGGACTAGGACGACAAAGATTTAGATGTGCTCAATGCAAATTGCTTACTCGCAGAAATTTTCAAAGACTTAGTAAAAATGCTTGCACTAATGATTCTTTAGTTAGTGATGATACCGATGATGGAGATCCTCTGACATctcaaa gtacactTTGCTCTGATATTGATTCACCGGATTTAAAAGATTGCTTTGATCAAAACTATGTTATTGATCAACCAACTGATTCTGCACCTATTGAAAGTCCacaagttataa cagATGATAAAGAAGTTAAAGTTCCATGCCAATATTCTATTGCTGACTTTGAATTAATTAGGATTATTGGTCGTGGTAGTTATGCCAAAGTGGTTATGGTTGagcttaaaaaaaaccaacaaatttatgctatgaaaattataaaaaaagaactaCTTACAAGTGatgaa gatATTGTTTGGATACAAAcagaaaaacatgtttttaaaactgtcTCTAACTATCCATTTTTGGTTGGTCTCCATTCTTGCTTCCAAACAGCCAGCCGATTATTCTTTGTGATGGAATTTGTTCGTGGAGGTGACTTAATGTATCTTATGCAAAGACTAAAACGACTGTCTGAAGAACATGCTAAATTTTATGGAGCAGAAATTAGTTTAGCTTTGAACTTTTTGCATGCTAAAG gtataatatatcgagatttaaaattggaaaatatattacttgatCATGAGGGTCATATAAAATTGACAGATTATGGAATGTGTAAACAGGGAATAATGCCTGGAGATACAACTTCTACATTTTGTGGTACTCCAAATTACATGGCTccagaaattttaaaacaagaaGATTATGgatttag tgTGGATTGGTGGGCCTTGGGAGTTGTTTTGTATGAAATGTTGGTTGGTAAAAGTCCATTTGGTGAAGTATCAGAAATTACTGAGGAACATTTATTTgatg ccatTTTAGAAAATCCTCTTTGTATTCCAAGATCACTTTCTGTTCAAGCAGCTTCGGTTTTGAgaggatttttaaataaaaatcctgGTGATCGTTTGGGTTGCAATGAATACACTGGCTTCTATGATGTTAAGACTCACCCATTCTTCAAATCTATTGATTGGGAtatg ttAGAACAAAAGAAAGTTAGTTCTCTTTATAAACCACAACTAGATTCTGATCACGATCTTGCCAATTTTCCATCAGAATTTACAGATGAACCTACATATTTAACACCTGATGATCT GCAGATCATCGATCAGCTCAAATTCGAAGGATTTGAATATGTGAACCCGTTTTTGATGTCGTAA